Proteins encoded together in one Miscanthus floridulus cultivar M001 chromosome 16, ASM1932011v1, whole genome shotgun sequence window:
- the LOC136512020 gene encoding chaperonin CPN60-like 2, mitochondrial isoform X2 yields MYRAAAAAAISRSSSALQRQLARGSGGEPPRLLARGYAATAKEVSFGVGARATMLQGVNGLADAVKVTMGPKGRTVIIEGFRKGPKVTKDGVTVAKSVEFEDSAKNVGANLVKQVADATNKAAGDEGCKAVAAGVNVMDLRNGINKAINAITAHLKSKAWKINSPEEINQVATISANGEKEIGDLISKAMEKVGKDGVITIVDGKTLDNELEAVQGMKLSRGYISPYFVTDQKTQKCEMENPLILIHDKKISNMDSLLPALEISIKNRKPLLIVAEDVEGDALSMLVLNKHRAGLKVCAVKAPGFGENRRHNLDDMAVMTGGEVISEERGLDLGKVQLQMLGTAKKVTVSLDDTIILDGGGDKQRIEERCQQLRESIDTSTAVFDKEKAQERLSKLSGGVAVLKIGGASEAEVGEKKDRVTDALNAARAAVEEGIVPGGGVALLYATKELDKISTANEDEKIGVQIIKNSLKAPLMTIAANAGIDGAIVVGKLIEQEDLSLGYDAAKGEYVDMIKAGIIDPVKVIRTALQDAASVSLLVTTTEAAVSELPATKARIASRMPQMSGMDF; encoded by the exons ATGtaccgggcggcggcggcggcggccatctcGAGGTCCTCCTCAGCGCTGCAGAGGCAGCTCGCGCGGGGCTCGGGCGGGGAGCCGCCGCGTCTGTTGGCGCGGGGGTATGCGGCCACGGCGAAGGAGGTGTCCTTCGGCGTTGGCGCCCGCGCCACCATGCTGCAGGGCGTCAACGGCCTCGCCGACGCCGTCAAGGTCACCATGGGCCCCAAG GGGCGCACTGTGATCATCGAGGGGTTCCGTAAAGGTCCCAAGGTCACGAAGGATGGGGTCACTGTTGCCAAGAGCGTGGAGTTCGAGGATAGCGCGAAGAATGTTGGGGCGAATCTGGTGAAGCAAGTTGCTGATGCTACGAACAAGGCTGCAGGGGATG AAGGATGCAAGGCCGTGGCAGCCGGTGTCAACGTTATGGACTTGCGGAATGGTATAAACAAGGCCATAAATGCTATCACTGCTCACCTCAAAAGTAAAGCGTGGAAGATTAATTCTCCGGAGGAAATCAACCAG GTAGCAACCATTTCTGCAAATGGTGAAAAGGAAATTGGAGATCTGATATCAAAAGCTATGGAAAAAGTTGGAAAGGACGGAGTCATTACTATTGTT GATGGCAAAACATTGGACAATGAGCTTGAAGCGGTACAGGGAATGAAGCTGTCCAGAGGATACATATCTCCTTACTTTGTGACTGATCAGAAGACTCAGAAATGT GAGATGGAGAACCCTCTGATTCTTATCCATGACAAGAAAATCTCAAATATGGATTCTCTCCTTCCAGCATTAGAAATTTCTATCAAG AATCGCAAGCCTCTTCTCATTGTTGCTGAGGATGTTGAAGGAGATGCTCTTTCAATGCTTGTACTTAACAAGCATCGTGCTGGACTCAAG GTATGTGCTGTCAAAGCTCCTGGATTTGGTGAAAACAGAAGGCACAATCTTGATGACATGGCTGTGATGACTGGAGGAGAG GTTATTAGCGAGGAACGAGGTCTTGATCTTGGCAAAGTTCAATTACAAATGCTTGGCACTGCTAAAAAG GTAACTGTATCTCTTGATGATACTATCATCCTAGATGGTGGAGGTGACAAACAGCGGATAGAGGAGAGGTGCCAACAG CTTAGAGAATCAATTGACACAAGCACTGCTGTATTTGACAAAGAAAAGGCCCAAGAGCGTTTATCAAAGTTATCTGGAGGTGTTGCTGTCCTCAAG ATTGGTGGAGCTAGTGAAGCTGAAGTTGGTGAGAAAAAAGATAGGGTAACAGATGCTCTAAATGCTGCGAGGGCTGCTGTGGAGGAGGGCATCGTGCCAG GTGGTGGAGTCGCCCTTCTTTATGCCACCAAGGAGCTCGACAAGATTAGCACAGCAAATGAGGATGAAAAGATTGGAGTTCAAATTATCAAGAATTCTTTGAAG GCTCCCTTGATGACCATAGCTGCAAATGCTGGCATTGATGGAGCTATAGTCGTAGGGAAGCTAATTGAACAAGAGGACCTCAGTTTGGGCTATGATGCAGCGAAAG GGGAGTATGTTGACATGATCAAGGCCGGCATCATCGATCCTGTGAAGGTGATCCGCACTGCACTTCAAGATGCTGCAAG TGTTTCCCTGCTGGTGACAACCACGGAGGCTGCTGTTTCCGAGCTCCCGGCAACCAAGGCCAGGATAGCCAGCCGTATGCCACAGATGAGTGGAATGGATTTTTGA
- the LOC136510085 gene encoding uncharacterized protein At4g29660-like yields MGCNGPCGPDRPNYSTQRTNASAHREASRLRLRQHRATGGEVARARAGVGLGGDRGGGAEEEVKAMSSRFWRWYADRQFHKWEKTVLWDMVEPYRPPRSFAQLVGTYVAAFYTGVVGAAVTEQLYKEKYWEDHPGEAVPIMPPKFYWGPWRVMNGEVPRFIQPPDEAKPA; encoded by the exons ATGGGCTGTAACGGGCCGTGTGGGCCCGATCGGCCCAACTATTCAACACAACGAACTAACGCGTCGGCCCATCGCGAAGCCTCACGTCTCCGACTCCGCCAGCACCGGGCCACCGGCGGCGAGGTCGCGCGAGCGCGGGCAGGCGTGGGACTGGGAGGGGACAGGggaggaggagccgaggaggaggTGAAGGCGATGTCGAGCCGGTTCTGGAGGTGGTACGCGGACCGGCAGTTCCACAAGTGGGAGAAGACGGTGCTGTGGGACATGGTGGAGCCCTACCGCCCGCCGCGCTCCTTCGCGCAACTCGTCGGCACCTACGTCGCCGCCTTCTACACCGGCGTCGTCGGGGCCGCCGTCACCGAGCAGCTCTACAAG GAGAAGTACTGGGAGGATCACCCCGGCGAGGCGGTGCCGATCATGCCGCCCAAGTTCTACTGGGGGCCATGGAGGGTGATGAACGGAGAAGTTCCCCGCTTCATCCAGCCGCCCGACGAGGCCAAGCCGGCGTAG
- the LOC136512020 gene encoding chaperonin CPN60-like 2, mitochondrial isoform X3 yields the protein MYRAAAAAAISRSSSALQRQLARGSGGEPPRLLARGYAATAKEVSFGVGARATMLQGVNGLADAVKVTMGPKGRTVIIEGFRKGPKVTKDGVTVAKSVEFEDSAKNVGANLVKQVADATNKAAGDGCKAVAAGVNVMDLRNGINKAINAITAHLKSKAWKINSPEEINQVATISANGEKEIGDLISKAMEKVGKDGVITIVDGKTLDNELEAVQGMKLSRGYISPYFVTDQKTQKCEMENPLILIHDKKISNMDSLLPALEISIKNRKPLLIVAEDVEGDALSMLVLNKHRAGLKVCAVKAPGFGENRRHNLDDMAVMTGGEVISEERGLDLGKVQLQMLGTAKKVTVSLDDTIILDGGGDKQRIEERCQQLRESIDTSTAVFDKEKAQERLSKLSGGVAVLKIGGASEAEVGEKKDRVTDALNAARAAVEEGIVPGGGVALLYATKELDKISTANEDEKIGVQIIKNSLKAPLMTIAANAGIDGAIVVGKLIEQEDLSLGYDAAKGEYVDMIKAGIIDPVKVIRTALQDAASVSLLVTTTEAAVSELPATKARIASRMPQMSGMDF from the exons ATGtaccgggcggcggcggcggcggccatctcGAGGTCCTCCTCAGCGCTGCAGAGGCAGCTCGCGCGGGGCTCGGGCGGGGAGCCGCCGCGTCTGTTGGCGCGGGGGTATGCGGCCACGGCGAAGGAGGTGTCCTTCGGCGTTGGCGCCCGCGCCACCATGCTGCAGGGCGTCAACGGCCTCGCCGACGCCGTCAAGGTCACCATGGGCCCCAAG GGGCGCACTGTGATCATCGAGGGGTTCCGTAAAGGTCCCAAGGTCACGAAGGATGGGGTCACTGTTGCCAAGAGCGTGGAGTTCGAGGATAGCGCGAAGAATGTTGGGGCGAATCTGGTGAAGCAAGTTGCTGATGCTACGAACAAGGCTGCAGGGGATG GATGCAAGGCCGTGGCAGCCGGTGTCAACGTTATGGACTTGCGGAATGGTATAAACAAGGCCATAAATGCTATCACTGCTCACCTCAAAAGTAAAGCGTGGAAGATTAATTCTCCGGAGGAAATCAACCAG GTAGCAACCATTTCTGCAAATGGTGAAAAGGAAATTGGAGATCTGATATCAAAAGCTATGGAAAAAGTTGGAAAGGACGGAGTCATTACTATTGTT GATGGCAAAACATTGGACAATGAGCTTGAAGCGGTACAGGGAATGAAGCTGTCCAGAGGATACATATCTCCTTACTTTGTGACTGATCAGAAGACTCAGAAATGT GAGATGGAGAACCCTCTGATTCTTATCCATGACAAGAAAATCTCAAATATGGATTCTCTCCTTCCAGCATTAGAAATTTCTATCAAG AATCGCAAGCCTCTTCTCATTGTTGCTGAGGATGTTGAAGGAGATGCTCTTTCAATGCTTGTACTTAACAAGCATCGTGCTGGACTCAAG GTATGTGCTGTCAAAGCTCCTGGATTTGGTGAAAACAGAAGGCACAATCTTGATGACATGGCTGTGATGACTGGAGGAGAG GTTATTAGCGAGGAACGAGGTCTTGATCTTGGCAAAGTTCAATTACAAATGCTTGGCACTGCTAAAAAG GTAACTGTATCTCTTGATGATACTATCATCCTAGATGGTGGAGGTGACAAACAGCGGATAGAGGAGAGGTGCCAACAG CTTAGAGAATCAATTGACACAAGCACTGCTGTATTTGACAAAGAAAAGGCCCAAGAGCGTTTATCAAAGTTATCTGGAGGTGTTGCTGTCCTCAAG ATTGGTGGAGCTAGTGAAGCTGAAGTTGGTGAGAAAAAAGATAGGGTAACAGATGCTCTAAATGCTGCGAGGGCTGCTGTGGAGGAGGGCATCGTGCCAG GTGGTGGAGTCGCCCTTCTTTATGCCACCAAGGAGCTCGACAAGATTAGCACAGCAAATGAGGATGAAAAGATTGGAGTTCAAATTATCAAGAATTCTTTGAAG GCTCCCTTGATGACCATAGCTGCAAATGCTGGCATTGATGGAGCTATAGTCGTAGGGAAGCTAATTGAACAAGAGGACCTCAGTTTGGGCTATGATGCAGCGAAAG GGGAGTATGTTGACATGATCAAGGCCGGCATCATCGATCCTGTGAAGGTGATCCGCACTGCACTTCAAGATGCTGCAAG TGTTTCCCTGCTGGTGACAACCACGGAGGCTGCTGTTTCCGAGCTCCCGGCAACCAAGGCCAGGATAGCCAGCCGTATGCCACAGATGAGTGGAATGGATTTTTGA
- the LOC136512020 gene encoding chaperonin CPN60-like 2, mitochondrial isoform X1: MYRAAAAAAISRSSSALQRQLARGSGGEPPRLLARGYAATAKEVSFGVGARATMLQGVNGLADAVKVTMGPKGRTVIIEGFRKGPKVTKDGVTVAKSVEFEDSAKNVGANLVKQVADATNKAAGDGTTCATVLTQAILTEGCKAVAAGVNVMDLRNGINKAINAITAHLKSKAWKINSPEEINQVATISANGEKEIGDLISKAMEKVGKDGVITIVDGKTLDNELEAVQGMKLSRGYISPYFVTDQKTQKCEMENPLILIHDKKISNMDSLLPALEISIKNRKPLLIVAEDVEGDALSMLVLNKHRAGLKVCAVKAPGFGENRRHNLDDMAVMTGGEVISEERGLDLGKVQLQMLGTAKKVTVSLDDTIILDGGGDKQRIEERCQQLRESIDTSTAVFDKEKAQERLSKLSGGVAVLKIGGASEAEVGEKKDRVTDALNAARAAVEEGIVPGGGVALLYATKELDKISTANEDEKIGVQIIKNSLKAPLMTIAANAGIDGAIVVGKLIEQEDLSLGYDAAKGEYVDMIKAGIIDPVKVIRTALQDAASVSLLVTTTEAAVSELPATKARIASRMPQMSGMDF, translated from the exons ATGtaccgggcggcggcggcggcggccatctcGAGGTCCTCCTCAGCGCTGCAGAGGCAGCTCGCGCGGGGCTCGGGCGGGGAGCCGCCGCGTCTGTTGGCGCGGGGGTATGCGGCCACGGCGAAGGAGGTGTCCTTCGGCGTTGGCGCCCGCGCCACCATGCTGCAGGGCGTCAACGGCCTCGCCGACGCCGTCAAGGTCACCATGGGCCCCAAG GGGCGCACTGTGATCATCGAGGGGTTCCGTAAAGGTCCCAAGGTCACGAAGGATGGGGTCACTGTTGCCAAGAGCGTGGAGTTCGAGGATAGCGCGAAGAATGTTGGGGCGAATCTGGTGAAGCAAGTTGCTGATGCTACGAACAAGGCTGCAGGGGATG GTACCACTTGTGCAACTGTACTTACACAGGCAATTCTTACAGAAGGATGCAAGGCCGTGGCAGCCGGTGTCAACGTTATGGACTTGCGGAATGGTATAAACAAGGCCATAAATGCTATCACTGCTCACCTCAAAAGTAAAGCGTGGAAGATTAATTCTCCGGAGGAAATCAACCAG GTAGCAACCATTTCTGCAAATGGTGAAAAGGAAATTGGAGATCTGATATCAAAAGCTATGGAAAAAGTTGGAAAGGACGGAGTCATTACTATTGTT GATGGCAAAACATTGGACAATGAGCTTGAAGCGGTACAGGGAATGAAGCTGTCCAGAGGATACATATCTCCTTACTTTGTGACTGATCAGAAGACTCAGAAATGT GAGATGGAGAACCCTCTGATTCTTATCCATGACAAGAAAATCTCAAATATGGATTCTCTCCTTCCAGCATTAGAAATTTCTATCAAG AATCGCAAGCCTCTTCTCATTGTTGCTGAGGATGTTGAAGGAGATGCTCTTTCAATGCTTGTACTTAACAAGCATCGTGCTGGACTCAAG GTATGTGCTGTCAAAGCTCCTGGATTTGGTGAAAACAGAAGGCACAATCTTGATGACATGGCTGTGATGACTGGAGGAGAG GTTATTAGCGAGGAACGAGGTCTTGATCTTGGCAAAGTTCAATTACAAATGCTTGGCACTGCTAAAAAG GTAACTGTATCTCTTGATGATACTATCATCCTAGATGGTGGAGGTGACAAACAGCGGATAGAGGAGAGGTGCCAACAG CTTAGAGAATCAATTGACACAAGCACTGCTGTATTTGACAAAGAAAAGGCCCAAGAGCGTTTATCAAAGTTATCTGGAGGTGTTGCTGTCCTCAAG ATTGGTGGAGCTAGTGAAGCTGAAGTTGGTGAGAAAAAAGATAGGGTAACAGATGCTCTAAATGCTGCGAGGGCTGCTGTGGAGGAGGGCATCGTGCCAG GTGGTGGAGTCGCCCTTCTTTATGCCACCAAGGAGCTCGACAAGATTAGCACAGCAAATGAGGATGAAAAGATTGGAGTTCAAATTATCAAGAATTCTTTGAAG GCTCCCTTGATGACCATAGCTGCAAATGCTGGCATTGATGGAGCTATAGTCGTAGGGAAGCTAATTGAACAAGAGGACCTCAGTTTGGGCTATGATGCAGCGAAAG GGGAGTATGTTGACATGATCAAGGCCGGCATCATCGATCCTGTGAAGGTGATCCGCACTGCACTTCAAGATGCTGCAAG TGTTTCCCTGCTGGTGACAACCACGGAGGCTGCTGTTTCCGAGCTCCCGGCAACCAAGGCCAGGATAGCCAGCCGTATGCCACAGATGAGTGGAATGGATTTTTGA